The following coding sequences lie in one Alicyclobacillus curvatus genomic window:
- a CDS encoding type IV pilus twitching motility protein PilT has protein sequence MLDIAELLRQASIADVSDIHISAGARPMFRIHGLLCAAQAHVLEPSDTEQLIRSLLTKDQFLRLQDTGDVDCSYTLSGVSRYRVNAYKERGCYGVAIRVVPESVPKFESLGLPPVLQKFVEKSQGLVLVTGPTGHGKSTTLATLVDVINRTHSRHIVTLEDPIEYLHRHQRAVVHQREIGVDTSSFADGLRAALRQDPDVIVIGEMRDLDTIHTAITAAETGHLVLATLHTRSASQTVERIIDVFPAHQQAQIRIQLASVLIGIVNQRLLPRTSGDGRVAACEVLINTPAVGNLIRTQKVHQLQTVMQTSTAEGMQTMDASLHQLLKRGLIDQHRAAAAQLSISQGMLQD, from the coding sequence ATCTTGGATATTGCAGAGCTTCTTCGTCAAGCTTCTATCGCTGATGTCTCCGATATTCACATCAGCGCCGGGGCTCGTCCCATGTTTCGGATTCACGGCCTACTTTGCGCAGCACAAGCGCACGTCCTTGAACCGTCTGACACAGAGCAACTGATACGGTCCCTTTTAACCAAAGACCAATTTCTAAGGCTTCAGGACACAGGAGACGTGGATTGCTCTTACACCCTAAGTGGAGTCTCTCGCTACCGGGTGAATGCCTATAAAGAGCGGGGCTGCTACGGAGTAGCCATTCGCGTGGTACCGGAGTCTGTTCCAAAATTTGAAAGTCTGGGACTCCCGCCCGTACTCCAGAAGTTTGTTGAGAAGTCGCAAGGTCTAGTACTCGTGACAGGACCAACTGGGCATGGCAAATCCACCACGTTGGCGACACTTGTGGATGTCATAAACCGCACACACTCTAGGCATATCGTCACACTCGAAGACCCCATTGAATACCTGCACCGTCATCAACGCGCTGTTGTCCATCAACGTGAGATAGGTGTTGACACCTCTTCGTTTGCAGACGGACTCCGAGCAGCACTGCGGCAAGACCCAGATGTTATCGTGATTGGCGAAATGCGGGACTTGGACACGATTCATACAGCCATAACGGCTGCTGAAACCGGACACTTGGTATTGGCGACACTCCACACACGCAGTGCCTCACAAACGGTGGAGCGCATCATTGATGTATTTCCGGCCCATCAACAAGCGCAAATTCGGATTCAACTGGCGTCTGTCCTCATCGGCATCGTGAATCAACGGTTACTCCCCCGTACTTCCGGTGACGGCCGCGTCGCGGCATGTGAAGTGCTTATCAACACACCCGCCGTGGGGAACTTGATTCGCACACAGAAGGTTCACCAACTTCAGACGGTCATGCAAACCAGTACGGCCGAGGGAATGCAGACCATGGACGCGAGCCTCCATCAGCTCCTTAAACGCGGTCTCATTGACCAACATCGAGCCGCCGCTGCACAATTGTCCATTAGCCAGGGGATGTTGCAGGATTAA